DNA sequence from the Lynx canadensis isolate LIC74 chromosome B2, mLynCan4.pri.v2, whole genome shotgun sequence genome:
GGAGAAGGCTGGCTCTAGGTGTCCAATCCCCAAGCCAGCTTTGTCAGATCCTGTATCACGTGAGAAGGGTGAGGAGAGGCCATCACTATGTCCTTTTCCATTAAAGGTGATAAAGCAaagacctctctctctcccagcccctctggAGGGCATGAGGGGGTAGGGTTGGGAGCCCACACATCCCACAGGCTTATATAAATACATTACTGGAAGAGCTCCAAGCCAGGATTAACAAGCATAGCTAGGGCAAGATTGCCCGGAATCTAACTGGGACCCTGGCAGTGAAAGCTGGGACTGCTGAAAACCCAATTTAAGTGTTTGGGACTCAAATAGAGAATGCAAGGGGCCAAGAGACTGGATCCCAGGACAGGCAGTTTGGCAGTGAGAACAAAGGGAAGAGACTGGAACCAAGACGCCTGGATCCCAGGAGAGCAGAGGATGAGGACCGGAAGGAGAAATGAGGGCTGGGAGAACCCAGAAGCCTGGGTTCTGGAATAGCAGCAAGTCAGAATTCCAGGATCTCTGttcaccctcctctcctcctccctccgtcaggcagaggagagggcaggagggggctggagaAGGGGTCAAACCATGGGTTTAGTCCCCAAGTAGCCACATGAATACATTCAGGGCCAGACAGACACAGGaatggtggggcagagaggaatTTAGTGCTGCATTGGccctggaggaggctgggaggggtcaggaggctggggaggggtgctggggcTCGGTCCTGGGGTCGCACGACGCCGTCCCTTGCGGTGGCCCCGTACACAGTGTGTATGACCACagccctcttcttcttcctcatcgCTCTCAGTGGAGCTCTCGCCAAAGGCCCGAGGTTTCTCATAAATACAGCAGCCTGGAGTTGGAGGGAGGAGCCCAGTAAAAAAGGGACAAAAGTTAAGATACAGTCAGTTCCTCACCCACCAGATCTCAGTAACAACTGCTTCCACCGTGCAAGACCCAGCTTCCCCAGGCCCACCCCCCGGGGACTCAGGCCCCCAAACCCTCCTCCTGTTGGCCAGGGTCTAAAGCCTCGCTTCTGCCCGCTGATGCCTCCTGATTTCAGGCCCTGGTCTGTCCCAGGACaagccctccctcccttttcctccagtCTTAGCCTCATGTCCCCGATGCCTGGAATCACCGAGGCAGTGACAGGCCCCTGGGCAGGTGTGAACAGGTGTGAGAAGTAGACAGTGA
Encoded proteins:
- the PPP1R11 gene encoding E3 ubiquitin-protein ligase PPP1R11 isoform X2; translation: MAEAGAGLSETVTETTVTVTTEPENRSLTIKLRKRKPEKKVEWTSDTVDNEHMGRRSSKCCCIYEKPRAFGESSTESDEEEEEGCGHTHCVRGHRKGRRRATPGPSPSTPPQPPDPSQPPPGPMQH